The Planctellipticum variicoloris DNA window GGAGAACTTGCCGGTCGCAAAGGCCCGAGGAATCGAGAAACGTCTCCCGAAGGCTCTTAGAACTTCGCCAGTTTGAAACGCCCCGAAGACCAACGAAAAAAGCCGACGTGGCGAGGCCCTTTGAAAAGGACTTCGCCGCGTCGGCTTACTGATGAACGCGCCTTCCGGAGTCTGCCGGATTGCGATTTCTCTGGTCATCCGATGTGTCTGCGAGACGGTTGATCAAACAACCGACTCAGCGACAACTCTATGATAGCCCGCCAGTTTGGAAATGATAGCCGAATTGCTCGTGTATTGAAGAACTCTTCTCAAGTATGCGTGCGACCATACGAAGTTCTGAGAACTGCAAACGGCCAGAGGGCGTGAACGGTCATCGTCCGCACAGCCGCTGCTGCAGACGCGCTGCTGCTGCCGTGAGTCCGTTCGATTCTGCATGCTCTAGAGCGACTCGATTACTCGAAGCGCGGCATTTCGGCGAGGGAGAAGAGAACCACTTCTTCGCCGGTGACGGTGCTGATGTCGTGATGCATGCTCGCGACCTTCGCGCCCGTGGCTTCGTGGATGAGCGACGCCAGCATCGGGCGGGCCAGCTCGAGCAGGTGCTTGCGAGTCTGCTTAATAAGATCGCGGCCTTTTCCCGACGACGTCGAATTGCAGAGTTGTCGCTCGGCGAGCGTTAAAGCGCCGCGGATACGGACCAGCACGAAGTCTTTGATAAGGTGGACGTGCACCTGATCCGAACGCCAGCCCAGATACTCCTCCTGAAAGCGAATGACTCCATCGCAGATGGCCGCTTCGCCCTCCGCCTGAGTCAGACTTTTGGAAGGGCGCTCGCTCCGGATGCGCCGCGCCTCGTCCATCGGCAGTCGACGTTCGGTTCCGGGACTCACACGCGCCGGCGACCTTTTTGGCGATCGACTCCGAGGAGTCGCTGTTGGAACAACCGAAGCCAGCGCGGAGTTGATGTCTTCCAGAGTCGCGGGTTTGACGACCAAGGCATCGAACCCGGATTTCAAGGCCAGCGTCTTGTGCCCCTCGTCCTTCAAGCCGGTGACGGCGACCATCCGAATGTGTGCGAAGCCTGGCTTCTGTCGCAGTTGAGTGACGAGCTCGCACCCGTTCATATTCGGCATCAGAAGGTCGACGAGGATCAGATCGGGGCAAAAGGCAGACGCCACGTCGAGCGCCTGCGTCCCGCCGTAGGTCACGTGGGCCTCGTTGCCAAGCGCCTCCACCAGCAAACCCAGAGCGTCCGCTCCGTCCCGG harbors:
- a CDS encoding Na-translocating system protein MpsC family protein; amino-acid sequence: MRKTVPTNHKPLRILIVDDNRDGADALGLLVEALGNEAHVTYGGTQALDVASAFCPDLILVDLLMPNMNGCELVTQLRQKPGFAHIRMVAVTGLKDEGHKTLALKSGFDALVVKPATLEDINSALASVVPTATPRSRSPKRSPARVSPGTERRLPMDEARRIRSERPSKSLTQAEGEAAICDGVIRFQEEYLGWRSDQVHVHLIKDFVLVRIRGALTLAERQLCNSTSSGKGRDLIKQTRKHLLELARPMLASLIHEATGAKVASMHHDISTVTGEEVVLFSLAEMPRFE